Genomic window (Roseivirga sp. 4D4):
GAATCTTTTGTATTTAATACGCTTTCACTGCTTCTAGCATCATTAACAATGCTGGTGTTCTACACTCAGATTTCAGAGCTTCTTCCTGTTGAAGTTATGGAAACAGGAGAGATCAGTGCCTTTATCATTGGTAAGTTTGCTATGATATTTATCCTCGGAGCATTGATTTCGGCTATTTATCCTTCACTACTCATAAGTAAACTTGACATTACGCTTGCTGCAAAAAGTGCCTTCAAGAGTTCGAAAGAAGGCCAGTTGGTTAGAAAAGGGCTTGTTGTATTTCAGTTTACCATAACCGCTACTATGATTGTGGGAGCCTATATTATTTATGAACAAATCTCCTACCTTCTCAATAGAGATATGGGATTTGAGCCAGAACAGGTATTGGTAATTAATGAGCCAAATCAGACAACCAACTATGATATCAAATACCAATCTTTTACGAACACCCTTCTTCATAATCCCAAAATAGAGGCGATTACCTCAGTGGGTACCATTCCAGGAGTTTATAACAACAGCCTAGAAAGGTTTAGGTTGAAACACCAGGCAAATGAGGAAGCTGAGCCACTAAAATTTCATTTGGTTGACTACAACTTCGAAGAAGTATTTGAATTGAATTTACTCGGAGGTAGAACTTTTGATAGAAGCAGAGAGCATGAGGGTGATAGAGTGGCAATTATGAATGAATCTGCGATCAGGTTATTAGGGTATGATAAACCATTAGAAGCCATAGAAAGTGAATTGGTTCACATAACATATAGTCAAAGAGAAATACCTTTGAAGTTGATAGGAGTGGTAAATGACTATTATCAAAGTCCAATGGAAGAGCCAAGCCCAATGATTTTCATGTTGGATGAACAAGCTTATTGGATGTCTTCTGATTACTTCTGCTTAAAGCTCAGTACGGAAGAGGTTTCTAATACCATTGATTTTATTGAATCAGAATATGATAAGTTCTTTCCTGATGATAAGCTGAATTATTGGTTTCTTGACAGAACTTATAACGAAGCTTACTCTTCTCATTTGGCTTTTCAAAAAGTGTTTAGCCTCTTTTCTCTCCTTGGTATTCTGGTTGCCAACCTTGGGCTCATAGGCTTAACGGTATTTACCATTAATCAAGAAAAAAGAGAGCTGAGCATAAGAAAAGTTTTAGGGGCAAATTTTAGTGTATTATATACATACTTTTCATTTAAGTTTTTGAAACTAGTCCTTTTGGGATCGATCATTGGCTTACCAATAAGCTATTACCTTTTTAGCCAATGGTTAAATGACTATTCAAGCAGAATTGATCTCGATATCATCTTCTTTGGTCTGCCAATAGCCTTAATCCTTTTCGTTGCGTTAGTCATTATTTCGGGTACTATAGTGAAAGCCATACAAGCAAATCCTATTAAAAACCTCCGGTCAGAATAATCGCACAAGGAGAAGAACTCGGGCAAGGATTATTTAGTAATGTTTTAAGTGAAATGTAATATATATACCAACCTTGACACTCTTCCTTCGGCACCCAGATTTCTAGCGGCCTGTTAATGACCTATCTATTTGCAAATAAGTGCTTTATAGAAAGTGTCCTTTTGGATTAATAAACTTTCATGATTAAGAAATCAAAGTCGTCAAGCTAGAAAAATCGAGAGTTGATATGTTTTCATAGACAAGAGGTTGTAGGGATCCGGTTTGTCTTACTCATCTCTTAGAACAGTCACAGGATTTAACCTTGCAACGTTCAAAGAGGTCAGCATTACTAACAATGTTACCAATACCAGAAGTGAGCACAGGGGAATTAGCAATAGGACTGGGCTGTTATCTGCTCTGGAGGCAAAGGAACTTAACCAATACTCTACGTAATAAAAGGCAATAGGCAATACAAAAAGCCCTGAGATCAAGACAACCAACAAATACCTACGAACCATTAAGATTAGAAGACTTGTCAAACTGGACCCCAGTACTTTCCTGACACCAATTTCTTTGCGCCTCAATGCTGCGTGGTAAATGGTGATTCCTGTCAAGCCTGTGAGAGAAAGGACGATTGCCAAAAAACTAAAAGTAAGAATGAGCTGCTTGAAATTTCTTTCAGACTGATACTGCTCTTCAAAGAGTTCATTTGAGAAATGATAGGAGAAATTATTTTCTGGGAAGATGCTATAATAGCTTTCCTCTAGGTTTTTCAGTTGTTCGAAGATGTTTGGGCCATTGACCTTTGCCAAAAAGAAGTCATTAGTTGTATGTTGAAAGAACACATGGTCGTAAATGAATACCATAGGAGCAAGGCTTTGTTGAAATCCGACTGTTTTAATATCTGAGACGACAGCTACTACTACAGCTCCCGATGAATAACCAACTTTCTTCCCAATAGCCTCTGCAGGTGTCCAATTATACCCCTCCGCAGTTTTTTTAGTCAGTATGACCCTAGGGATTTGCTCGGGAAATTGTGGTCCTGAAGGAATATTTCCAGCTAATACTTCCATATCAATGACACTAAAGAACTCTGGAAATATGTTCACAAGGTTGACTCGCTGAAAAACACTGCTATCACCATTAATCGATCGGAGGTTACCTTCCCATCCTTTATTCTTTCCCGGTGCAAGTGTAGAGAAAGTTGCTGCTTCTACTCCGGTGGAATTGGCAAGTACTCTCTTAAAACGTTCAGCTCGCAGTTGGTCATCATCGAAGCTAGTGATTGGGCCATCTATCACTAGAAGCGACTTGGTGTCGAAACCAGGATCTAATGAGACCATATAAGAGACCTGTCGGTCGATTGTAAGGGTAAGTACAATTAGAAACAAAGAAGTGGCAAATTGAAATCCAATCATGACATCATTAGACCAACCTTTTTTGGCACCGAGGACTACCTGATTTTGGATTTCTCTCGAAGCCATTATGGATGGATATAGTGCTGAAATAAAGCTGCCCAGAATTATTATAAATGTGGACGAAGCCTCGAGCCGAAAATACGGTAGAGAAAGACCAAAGGACTGGTAAGAAAAAGCTGGGGCTATAAATGTCGCTAACAGAAAAGACATAGCAACAGACAATGCACAGATAAAGAAATATTCAGTAAAGAACATAATACGGAGACTATAGATATCCGCCCCTAGGGATCTTCTAACCATAATTTCCTTTAGCCTCTCAGGTATTCTAGAAGACTGAATGTTTATAAAGTTGATCCATCCGATGATTGCGATGATTATGGCCAGGAACCTTAACACCTGAACTTGCAGAATACTTGAAGAAGGCACCATCTCTCCGTCCGCATCGGAATGAAGATGAATGTCTCTCACATGGATCAATCCAAAATCAAAGTATTCATTTGGCAGGTCATCAGCTTTTATGTCGAATCTCTCATAATACTGAGCTCTGAATGAACTGATTAGCTTGTCTAAATCAGTATTTTCATTGAATTCATAATAGGTATAAAAGGAGTAACCACCCCAATTCATACCATCCTGATAGAAATCCGGGATTAGTTCCTGCAGCACATCGAGCGCACCGATTGCATCGAGTTTGATCGAACTGTTTTCAGGAAAATCCTGATAAACTCCTTGCACCACCATGTTTTTAGAACCGTTGTAACGAAGGGTTTTTCCTAATACATCTGAGGTAGAACCAAAAAGTTCATTTGCCGTGGATTGAGAGATTAGCAAACTATTCAAGTCATTAATTATAGGGTTTCCTTGAAGCATATTAACTCCCAGGAAATCAATAACATTTTCATCACACCAGCCAATTCTTTGAAGTTTTGTTGACCTAGTACCAGGGTTACTGAGTAATACATTTTCTCGACTATTTATCCTGACAAAAGACTTGATTTCAGGGTTTTGTGATTGGAAAAAAGGAGCGAAAGGGGCGGGTGAGGTGGCAGAATGAACGTTTCTTCCCGACTCACCATAAATATCGAAGTTCATCCTGTATTTATATTCGGCACTCGGAATTGAGGTATCATAGTCTTGCTCAATTTTTACGTAATTGAATATGACTATTGAAAACAACAAGCTCAGTACCAAACTGAGAATCGAAATTGCTGATGCCAACTTGTTCCTTCTCAGTACCCGGAAGGACATTCTTAATCCGTTGATCAATAGAATTAGTTCACCTTTTAGTTTGCCCATAGTGTTCCCAGTTAGATTCTTTTTTGATAGATATATTTGACATAGGGTTTCCATGATTTTCCCTCGTCATGAGTAGACTCCACGATCAATTGATTTGACTCATCATTCAGTTTAGAGTATGTAAGTCGAAAGGCCAATGACTCCCGTGAGGGTGAAATGAACCTGGAGTCAGAACTTAGGTTGTTTACGGAAACCCTATCTTCGTCCACCTTACCCACATAGGTGTCCATAGTGCCGAATTCTTTGTCAATGGTGAATATTTTGACCTTTCCCGAGCTCTTGTCTATGCCGAAGGTGTTTTGCATGGTGAGTGTCCATTCACCCATATCAGTGAAGACTTTTTCTACAACGTATGTGCTGTCAAAAATGGGCGTAAAAGAGGCTTTACCCAATCCGCTTTGTAACCAACTTTCTTTGTCACTAGGTAAATAGGCATAGACTGTATAGTCTCCAAGTAGGTAAAAGAATGGCTCTGTTTGTTCTTTGGGTTTCTCAATAAAAAAGTGACATAAGGTCAGTAAAATGAGAGTTTTTATAAGTAGACCGCTTTTCATAAGATTGATTTATCTATCGACAATGCTTCGAAAAATTTTGGACAATCCTCGCAGAGGCTTCTTCTATGCTAGGAAAGCTCTTTGGGTTTTTAACCGATTTAATAGATAGATGCGAAAGCTCGACTGCGAATTATGAAATGTTGAATATCACAGTGATGACTCTAGCAGTCTACCTTCCACTTCAAATCACTTTATATTTTATACGAATCCTCTTTAATAATAAGGCACTCGAGTTGCTGAATTACTCATATTTATAGCCATACGACATGATAATACGGACGATTGATTTGGTTTCAATTCATGATAAGTCAAAAGTTCTTATGTGATCACAGCCTAATTGTCTTGCGTTATCACACTACTCACACAGTTAATAAATCTCCTCAGGTTTTAGGTGTGGTTAGAAACAATCAATGTCAACGGGCAAACTGTGTATTTCAATGGGTCAAATAGGTTATTCACTTTGTTACATCAGCCTGAATTCAGATTAGGGCGTTTTAACGTGGATGAGAAAGAGCATTTTTTTTATTCTGACTGTTCTAAGTGCCGCTTTATCTGCTCAGGTCGATACCATAGGCATTCAATCGAGACTCGACCTTGACATGCTAGATACAGGGTTGAAAAAATATGTGGTCTATATGGAGAATGTACAGTCGAATCAATTGCTCGGCTTGGCAATATGGGAAAGAGAAACCACTAAAAGGATCGTGGAGGGGAAAGGAAAAATTTATGTAAAACAGAGGTGGAAAAGCCAAGATTCATCATGGAGGAAAGAACTGCATTCAATCAATGATGGAACTACATTCCTTCCCGAATATCATTTTACAAGTTCAGATAACGGCATTGAGGCCTTCGGATTTACAAAAAGCGATATTGTCGGGCTTGACAGTGTAAAAAATAACAGTAGAAAGGACTTCTATCTCAAATTGGAACTTCCAACCTACAATTGGGAGCTGGATATGGAAATACTTGAAACACTGATGTATGATGTTAACAAGGCTTATGTGATCCAGTTTTACCACCCTGGGAGTAAAACGCCTCCAAAGTACCATGAATACAAAGTGATCGGAGATGAAGGGGTTGCGGTTTTAGGGTCTAGTCATGATTGCTGGAAAGTACAGATTGAGTATTCAAACATCAATAATGCGGTCTTTTGGATCTCTAAAAGTTCTAATCAGATTTTAAGAATGGAAGAGATATATGGCCCCATAAAAAGATATAAGTACAGAATTTTTTGATTATACCTCCCAAAGCGTTCAAAAGATGAAGCATAAGAAGTCACTTCTAAAACTAGGTGCCATTCAGACCATGCTGATGGCTATCTACCATTTTTTTATACCCATTCAATTTCAATGGAGAGAATATCTGGATGAAGGAATTCCAACGATCAACTGGGCACTATTCACGATCAATAATTACTTCAGTTTTATTCTCCTTGTTTTAGGGTTTTCATTAATGTATCACTTGACTAACAAGCATCACAATAGTGAAGTATTGAAAACGCTATCATGGATTTTACTACTTTTTTGGGGTTTTAACACAGTTTATCAGATAGTGGAACCAATGCCTCTTCCTGCAAGGCTGGGTTGGTTGAGCTGGACTTTAGTTGGTATTTCGGCCTTAAACTCAGGACTATTTGTATTGGCACTCCTGGTTTCAAGAAAGGAGCATTCAGTCTAGGCGCTTTCCATTTTTTATAACCAGAAATACATCTTTTGTATTGGCAATTTTGTCTAATGGATTGCTGTTAAGTAAGACCAGGTCAGCAATTTTTCCTATTGCCACTTGACCGTAGCCATCGAGTTTGAACACTTCTGCTGGATTAATGGTAGCCGCTCGCAACGCATCAAGGTTACTTAACCCAGCTTTCTCTACTAATAAGATCAGTTCGTCATGAAGGTTGGTAGCACCACTCTCTCTTTCGATCATATAATCTGTCCCGGCCAACACCATTATACCCGCCTCATAAATTTTTCGCGTAAGCGCATACACTGTTTTTAACCTAGAGTCCTGATTATCTCCAATTTGTTCGGATCTGATCTTGGATACGAGCAATGTAGCATCTAGAGCTACATTGTTTTGTTTCATGGCATCAATAAGGTTTATGACTGGTTGACTGTTCAGGTCTTCAGGTATGTAATTGCGATTGTTGTTCTGATCTAAATGATAGGTCTGGGCAACTTTTTCATCAAGTACAGTCAATAAACGTTCGCTGTGTGATACAGATACAACACCACTAGTGACAACTTCTATGGGTGTTGCTGGGTAAACTGTGGCATGAGCGTAGACGATCATGTCCCTTTCACTGGCCTTATCAGTGATCTTATTGAGTTTTTCTGCCGTTAAATCAGCATATACTTTAATTCCATTTAGTCCGAAAGCCTTAGCCTCATCTAGGTATTGATCAATTTTTTCTGTGGAGTCAATAGATCGTAACCAAGCAGTTGTTCCTGGAGTAGTCCTATGCGCTGACATTAACGCTCGTCTGTCATTATTCATCCAGCTTTTACCTGCAAAAATGGCACTGGTATAAATCGTGGGAATTTCAAGATTTTCGTCTTTCTGCCATTCGTTGATCATGACTGCATCTCCTCCCATATCCCTAACCATGGTAACCCCATCTTTTAGGGCTTTTTCTAACTGACTTATCAAGACATTAGGAGGGCCCGCTGTCGTATGGACGTGACAATCCATTAGCCCTGGAATGAGGTATTTGCCTGTTCCATCAATCACAGGAAAGTCATCTTCGGCTTGATGGCCAATATCGTCTATTTGAGTAATTCGACCTTCTGAAATCTTAACACTCTGATTTGGTACAACTGATCCCTTCTCTAGATCTACAATGGAAATGTTGGAAATGATAAGTCCATTGATATCTTGAGCTTGACCACACGCAAAGACACTGAGGAGTAATAGAACTGTAAGTAAACGTTTCATGGCGGTAAATTTATTGTCAGTTCATACGAGGATTTTTACTAACCAGTGAAATTCTGTTCGGATCAATGGCTTAACTACTTACCTCATATGCCAAATCACATAAATTTTCCTGCTAAACTATAACCCCTTAATTCTGTAATTCAGTGGTCGAAGTGTGACGTTTGGCGATAGAATCACCTAAAGAGGGCTTGATATTGTAGCTTTGTAGGTGTGGAGAGCTATCAGTACAAAAAGCACAGATTGGAAAGGTTATTTTCAAGTCACAAGTGGCTAATATTCAATTATTGGATAATCTCCCTGCTCATACTTGCATTTCGGAAGGACAGTGCTCATCTCCATTGGCATGAAGTACTCTTATCAATAAACTATGTCAGTCTGGTCATTGTAATTAGCTATTATCTTTTCCCGAAGTTTTATGAAAAGGGTAAGGTCGGTGCATTTGTTCTGTGGGTAATCGTTGGAATATTTGTGGTGGGATACTTTGAGGAGATTGTAATAGAGCAGCTTATTTATTATGATCCACAGGCCTATCCAATTGCCAATCCGGGGTCAATTTTTGTTCAAAATGGCATTCCGGCTTTTGTATTTATAGTCTTGAAACTGATGATTTATTTCAGAGATAAACAGCTCACCATTAACAGGCTGGAAAGAGAAAAGTCACAAAGTCAACTTCAGTTTTTAAGATCTCAGATTAACCCACATATTTTATTTAACAACCTCAATAATATCTACTCACTTTCTGAGCAAAAGGACCCTAGGACCTCGGAGATTATACTGAAGCTGTCGGACCTAATGCGGTATGTGATTTATGAGAGTGCTGAAGATAGAGTTTTGCTTTCCAGAGAATTGGCCCATTTAAAGGGCTATGTGGAACTGCAAAAAATTCAGATTGAGGGAAGGGGTATAGTCAACTTTGAGATAGAAGGCGATTGTGAAGGTTATACCATAGCCCCAATGCTGTTGGTTCCATTCGTAGAAAATTGTTTTAAGCATAGTATGGGTTCTCAAATCAATGATATTATTATTTCGGTAAAGATTCTTATCTCTGGAAACCGACTATTTTTTGAAACGAAAAACTCATTCTCGGCAATGGAAGGTAGCGACCTGAGCCCAAGCGGTATTGGATTAAAGAATACACAAGAGCGTCTAGACATGCTCTATCAAGGGAAGTATCAACTAGATATTAGTGATGATAACGATCTGTATGTAGTAAAACTGGAATTAGATTTAGTTTGATGGAATTCAACTGTATAATTATAGAAGATCAGTTACAAGCGCAGAAAATACTTCAACGCCATATTGCTAGTGTTCCGCACTTGACACTATTGTCAACCTTTAACAATGCCATAGAAGCTATGACTTTTCTTCAAAATAGTGGGGAAAAAATAGATGTCGTCTTCTTGGACATTAATCTACCAAAGTTGAACGGTTTAGAGCTCTTGAGAAACCATCAGCCTGAAGCACATATCATTATTACTACAGCCTATAAAGAGTACGCAATTGAGGGTTTCGAACTTAATGTTCACGACTATCTTTTAAAGCCAATTTCTTTTGAAAGATTTTTCAAGTCCATCTCGAGGTTACAGAACAACAAAGAAGAAATTAGTACAGCCAGGAAGGAGGATTATGAACAATCGAAGTTCATTTTTGCCAAGGACGGTCATGACATAATCAAGATTTACTTAGCAAGTATTCAATTTGTGACTGCAGACGGAGATTTCACCAAGCTTTACCTAGGCAACAGGACCCTTCTTTTAGGCTATAGTCTAAAGTTCTGGCAGGAGGTGTTGCCGAATGATCAGTTTTTCAGGTGTCATAAATCGTATATCGTGAATATTGCCGCTATTGATCGTATATCAGGAAATAATATTCTTATTGGTAAAGAGATCATTCCAGTGGGTAGAACGAGTAAGGATATGCTCATGAAGAAAATTAAACTGATATAAGTAGAGAGATGTGTACTCACTGCTCTCTCTCGAAGCGTAAAGAATAAATGATCATTAGAGACCTTTTTAGCCCCTCTCAGCCTAGTATCAACTATGAGTCCAAAGGGTTTGTGTCTTATGAGGAAATAGCTCCCGACCATTTACTACAAGAGTATATCTACTGTTATTGGCGACTAAGAACTATTAGAAAGCTCGATCATGATTTCACATATAGGGTAGTGTCAGACGGCTGTGTCGATATCCTTTTAGAGCTTTCTAAGCCTGAAGACATATACATTACTGGTTTTTCTTCGAACTACCTGCAGTATTCTCTAGGGCATGAGTTCGACTATGTTGGCGTTCGGTTTTTACCCACTGGTTTCCCTCTGCTATTTAATTTACCGGCTTCTGAATTGACCAATAATTTTTTTAGCCTTGGAGAGATTCTTCCAGACCTATCAAAGGATATCGCTAACACTATTTCTCCGAATAAGCACCTTTATGAATATAAAGAAACGTTTGACAGGCACTTTATGAGCGGACTGTCGAAAAATGACTTAGTGGTGGAGCCGGATCCTAGAGTGATGAAGGCTATGATCGAGATTTTAAAATCGGGCGGAAATAAAGATATCAATGCCTTGGATACAGGGTTGAGCGGTCGTCAATTGAGAAGACGATTTCAATTTTACTTTGGCGACTCACCAAAGACCTTCAGCCAGGTTGTTAGGTTTCAAAATATCTTGAAGGCCAAACCCTCTTTGGAAAGCTTGAAGCAAAACAGAATTTTTTATGACCTAGGTTACTATGACCAAGCACACTTCATTAAAGAGTTCAAAAATTTTTACGGAGTGACGCCTTCAAAGGCGTTTGGCCGTACAGATTGACATTTAGATAATGCAATGGTGCAGTTCGTCAGCTTGAGTTTAACATGGCGATAGTTATAACGTAAAACTCTTACGCTTCTTAAATTCAGAGCTCATGAAAAAATCAAGGTTACTTGTTTGTATACTCCTAGTCACTACTGGCATTTTTTCTTTAGGTACGCAAGAATTGCGAAAGAAAGTACCAGTGCTCAATGTAGGTACTTTTCATATGCGCATGACTCCAGATAAAAATGCTGTTGCTTTCAATGAAGAAGATCAGAAAGTTCTTGAGGAGACTCGGCAGCTAAGCAGATTGATTGCGAAGTTCAACCCAACAATCATTTGTGTGGAGATTGAACCTAATAGGCATGAAGAGATAAATAGGAAATACCGACAGTTTCTTAGCTCAAGCGAACATGACAGTGATC
Coding sequences:
- a CDS encoding helix-turn-helix domain-containing protein encodes the protein MIIRDLFSPSQPSINYESKGFVSYEEIAPDHLLQEYIYCYWRLRTIRKLDHDFTYRVVSDGCVDILLELSKPEDIYITGFSSNYLQYSLGHEFDYVGVRFLPTGFPLLFNLPASELTNNFFSLGEILPDLSKDIANTISPNKHLYEYKETFDRHFMSGLSKNDLVVEPDPRVMKAMIEILKSGGNKDINALDTGLSGRQLRRRFQFYFGDSPKTFSQVVRFQNILKAKPSLESLKQNRIFYDLGYYDQAHFIKEFKNFYGVTPSKAFGRTD
- a CDS encoding DUF1579 family protein codes for the protein MKSGLLIKTLILLTLCHFFIEKPKEQTEPFFYLLGDYTVYAYLPSDKESWLQSGLGKASFTPIFDSTYVVEKVFTDMGEWTLTMQNTFGIDKSSGKVKIFTIDKEFGTMDTYVGKVDEDRVSVNNLSSDSRFISPSRESLAFRLTYSKLNDESNQLIVESTHDEGKSWKPYVKYIYQKRI
- a CDS encoding ABC transporter permease; translated protein: MGANFKIFLRSLLRDRVHSAINLIGLSLGFISFIIIQLYVVGENSYDKFYQNSENIYRIHSRKTQGNQPQPWKSSTSVNLIEYLRQNYDHIVEATRVHKFDQNRVLLQVEGKNNQRLVFDNYQGYHVDGTFFNVFPTEMISGNAKNCLIEPFSIVLTKKLALALFGSEDVVGKTLTLVDDEDHEMLVTGLIEDLLSNTHLPYDYLVSLSTFQAQHPDWNWLDAWYWDYFHSYVVLDPRTNTQEFEESFNASIASLGSEQFERMNFSMEYSMMQVQDIHLNSNLSNEFVNNGNASTVSLLNGISYFILLIAWVNYVNLTTAKSINRAKEIGIKKTMGASRGSLIFQLVKESFVFNTLSLLLASLTMLVFYTQISELLPVEVMETGEISAFIIGKFAMIFILGALISAIYPSLLISKLDITLAAKSAFKSSKEGQLVRKGLVVFQFTITATMIVGAYIIYEQISYLLNRDMGFEPEQVLVINEPNQTTNYDIKYQSFTNTLLHNPKIEAITSVGTIPGVYNNSLERFRLKHQANEEAEPLKFHLVDYNFEEVFELNLLGGRTFDRSREHEGDRVAIMNESAIRLLGYDKPLEAIESELVHITYSQREIPLKLIGVVNDYYQSPMEEPSPMIFMLDEQAYWMSSDYFCLKLSTEEVSNTIDFIESEYDKFFPDDKLNYWFLDRTYNEAYSSHLAFQKVFSLFSLLGILVANLGLIGLTVFTINQEKRELSIRKVLGANFSVLYTYFSFKFLKLVLLGSIIGLPISYYLFSQWLNDYSSRIDLDIIFFGLPIALILFVALVIISGTIVKAIQANPIKNLRSE
- a CDS encoding LytR/AlgR family response regulator transcription factor, with protein sequence MEFNCIIIEDQLQAQKILQRHIASVPHLTLLSTFNNAIEAMTFLQNSGEKIDVVFLDINLPKLNGLELLRNHQPEAHIIITTAYKEYAIEGFELNVHDYLLKPISFERFFKSISRLQNNKEEISTARKEDYEQSKFIFAKDGHDIIKIYLASIQFVTADGDFTKLYLGNRTLLLGYSLKFWQEVLPNDQFFRCHKSYIVNIAAIDRISGNNILIGKEIIPVGRTSKDMLMKKIKLI
- a CDS encoding amidohydrolase family protein, which produces MKRLLTVLLLLSVFACGQAQDINGLIISNISIVDLEKGSVVPNQSVKISEGRITQIDDIGHQAEDDFPVIDGTGKYLIPGLMDCHVHTTAGPPNVLISQLEKALKDGVTMVRDMGGDAVMINEWQKDENLEIPTIYTSAIFAGKSWMNNDRRALMSAHRTTPGTTAWLRSIDSTEKIDQYLDEAKAFGLNGIKVYADLTAEKLNKITDKASERDMIVYAHATVYPATPIEVVTSGVVSVSHSERLLTVLDEKVAQTYHLDQNNNRNYIPEDLNSQPVINLIDAMKQNNVALDATLLVSKIRSEQIGDNQDSRLKTVYALTRKIYEAGIMVLAGTDYMIERESGATNLHDELILLVEKAGLSNLDALRAATINPAEVFKLDGYGQVAIGKIADLVLLNSNPLDKIANTKDVFLVIKNGKRLD
- a CDS encoding ABC transporter permease, with the translated sequence MGKLKGELILLINGLRMSFRVLRRNKLASAISILSLVLSLLFSIVIFNYVKIEQDYDTSIPSAEYKYRMNFDIYGESGRNVHSATSPAPFAPFFQSQNPEIKSFVRINSRENVLLSNPGTRSTKLQRIGWCDENVIDFLGVNMLQGNPIINDLNSLLISQSTANELFGSTSDVLGKTLRYNGSKNMVVQGVYQDFPENSSIKLDAIGALDVLQELIPDFYQDGMNWGGYSFYTYYEFNENTDLDKLISSFRAQYYERFDIKADDLPNEYFDFGLIHVRDIHLHSDADGEMVPSSSILQVQVLRFLAIIIAIIGWINFINIQSSRIPERLKEIMVRRSLGADIYSLRIMFFTEYFFICALSVAMSFLLATFIAPAFSYQSFGLSLPYFRLEASSTFIIILGSFISALYPSIMASREIQNQVVLGAKKGWSNDVMIGFQFATSLFLIVLTLTIDRQVSYMVSLDPGFDTKSLLVIDGPITSFDDDQLRAERFKRVLANSTGVEAATFSTLAPGKNKGWEGNLRSINGDSSVFQRVNLVNIFPEFFSVIDMEVLAGNIPSGPQFPEQIPRVILTKKTAEGYNWTPAEAIGKKVGYSSGAVVVAVVSDIKTVGFQQSLAPMVFIYDHVFFQHTTNDFFLAKVNGPNIFEQLKNLEESYYSIFPENNFSYHFSNELFEEQYQSERNFKQLILTFSFLAIVLSLTGLTGITIYHAALRRKEIGVRKVLGSSLTSLLILMVRRYLLVVLISGLFVLPIAFYYVEYWLSSFASRADNSPVLLLIPLCSLLVLVTLLVMLTSLNVARLNPVTVLRDE
- a CDS encoding sensor histidine kinase, with protein sequence MERLFSSHKWLIFNYWIISLLILAFRKDSAHLHWHEVLLSINYVSLVIVISYYLFPKFYEKGKVGAFVLWVIVGIFVVGYFEEIVIEQLIYYDPQAYPIANPGSIFVQNGIPAFVFIVLKLMIYFRDKQLTINRLEREKSQSQLQFLRSQINPHILFNNLNNIYSLSEQKDPRTSEIILKLSDLMRYVIYESAEDRVLLSRELAHLKGYVELQKIQIEGRGIVNFEIEGDCEGYTIAPMLLVPFVENCFKHSMGSQINDIIISVKILISGNRLFFETKNSFSAMEGSDLSPSGIGLKNTQERLDMLYQGKYQLDISDDNDLYVVKLELDLV